The following is a genomic window from Bdellovibrionota bacterium.
CGAACCGCGGCGGGAGAACCCGGAATCGAAAAGACGACGGAACCGCGAAAAACGCCGCCTACGGCCCGACTCAGCATAGCCGCGGCGCCGATCTCTTTGTAGCTCAGATAACGGAAAAGTTCTCCGAATCCGGGGATCTCCTTCGTTAAAATCTCTTTCAAAGCCTCGATCGTAGAATCCCGCGGGGCGATTCCTGTCCCGCCGTTGACGATGACTACGGCGACCGGGAGATTTTCAACCGCCTTTCGAATGGTGGAAATGATCTGCTTCGGCTCGTCTTTCACAATGGCGTAGCCCGCGACTTTATGGCCCGCCCCTTCCAGAGTTTCGATGATCGTCCGGCCGCTCTCATCCGTCCGCGGGTCCCGCGTATCGGATACGGTTAAGACGAAACAGGCGACCGACTTCGGATCGTCCTTGTGATGTACGTGCGAGCTGCGCTTCATCGCCCGCGCTAAACCCGGGTGTGCGGGTCGAAAAGCTTTTGATGCTCGTCGAGCGCGAAGCGATCGGTCATGCCGGCGATGTAGTCGCAGATGATCCGTTCCACCGGTTCTTCCTGCATCCGGTCGACGAATTCCCGAGGCAGTTGTTCCGGACGGGATCGATACGCATGAAAAAGGTCGGTCAGCATCCGCCGAGCTTTCTCCTCCATCCGAACGACTCGATAGTGCGTGTAAAGATGATCCCACAAAAATTTCTTGAGCTGCTGATTCTGTTTTGAAATTTCCTTTGAAAAACCGGCCAGTGATTTGTCCGCCCGATGCACATCCGCCAGCGATTCCAACCCCGCCTTCCGAATGTTTTGATCGGTTTGCGTGATGAGATCCTCGACCAAAATCGTGATCATGGCCGAGATCGTCATATGTTTGAGGTGGAAAAGCGTGAGTTTCGGATGCTTCGCCTTCGTTTTCTCGAACGCACTTTTCCAAAGCATCGCCTGCTCCAACGCTTCCGGTTCGATCATTTGCGAAGACAATCCGTCGTCCACGTCGTGATTGTTGTACGCGATCTCGTCGACATAATCGATCAGCTGCGCTTCCAGCCCCGGTTGTAAAGCCGGCTCCAGGTCGGAAGGGACTTTGTCCGGCGTCCAATGGGACGAATGTTTCACGATTCCCTCACGAACTTCAAACGTC
Proteins encoded in this region:
- a CDS encoding deoxyguanosinetriphosphate triphosphohydrolase, which produces MLLREQLEQLEKERLAPVASLAISSRGRRYKEEKPRFRTDFQRDRDRIIHSAAFRRMEYKTQVFVNHEGDHYRTRLTHSLEVAQIARTVARNLELNEDLTEALVLSHDIGHTPFGHSGERAMTALMKEYGGFEHNQQSLRVVDYLERRYPTFKGLNLTFEVREGIVKHSSHWTPDKVPSDLEPALQPGLEAQLIDYVDEIAYNNHDVDDGLSSQMIEPEALEQAMLWKSAFEKTKAKHPKLTLFHLKHMTISAMITILVEDLITQTDQNIRKAGLESLADVHRADKSLAGFSKEISKQNQQLKKFLWDHLYTHYRVVRMEEKARRMLTDLFHAYRSRPEQLPREFVDRMQEEPVERIICDYIAGMTDRFALDEHQKLFDPHTRV
- a CDS encoding MogA/MoaB family molybdenum cofactor biosynthesis protein; its protein translation is MKRSSHVHHKDDPKSVACFVLTVSDTRDPRTDESGRTIIETLEGAGHKVAGYAIVKDEPKQIISTIRKAVENLPVAVVIVNGGTGIAPRDSTIEALKEILTKEIPGFGELFRYLSYKEIGAAAMLSRAVGGVFRGSVVFSIPGSPAAVRLALNQLILPQLNHIVGEVLKNRNE